In uncultured Draconibacterium sp., one genomic interval encodes:
- a CDS encoding fructosamine kinase family protein, whose amino-acid sequence MDLNNQNRILREVEERLSDEFGETVKVASSRALSGGCINHASKIDTNLGSFFLKWNSDCESDIFTREAESLKELSKASDGTVCIPKVFYAKEINETPAFLVMEYLEPGGSDQSERLGRGLALIHKYQQDDFGFYSDNYCGATTQNNSWGKSWVPFYRDMRLSFLINMIRESRGLDSSCLRLFEKLLDRLNLLIPNEEKASLIHGDLWSGNYMLTTNGPALIDPAASYSHREMEFGIVTMFGGFSSRFFDAYNEEFPLDSEWSERNQLYQLYHVLNHYYLFGGAYLQQAVAIAKRYL is encoded by the coding sequence ATGGATTTAAACAATCAAAATCGGATTTTACGAGAAGTTGAAGAGAGATTGTCGGATGAATTTGGAGAGACTGTGAAAGTTGCGTCTTCCAGAGCTTTGTCTGGTGGTTGTATAAACCATGCTTCGAAAATTGATACCAATTTGGGCAGCTTTTTTCTGAAATGGAATTCGGATTGCGAGAGCGATATATTTACCCGCGAAGCAGAGAGCTTAAAGGAACTAAGCAAGGCGTCGGATGGTACCGTGTGCATTCCTAAAGTATTCTATGCAAAAGAGATTAACGAAACACCTGCTTTTCTGGTTATGGAATACCTTGAACCGGGAGGTTCCGATCAGTCGGAACGCCTGGGTAGAGGTTTGGCACTTATTCATAAATATCAGCAAGATGATTTTGGATTTTATTCTGATAACTATTGTGGAGCAACCACTCAGAATAATAGCTGGGGAAAAAGCTGGGTACCGTTTTACCGGGATATGAGATTATCGTTTTTAATAAATATGATTCGTGAAAGCAGGGGGTTGGATAGCTCTTGTTTGCGATTGTTTGAAAAGTTACTCGATCGCCTGAATTTATTGATTCCAAATGAAGAAAAGGCTTCGTTGATTCATGGTGATTTATGGTCGGGAAATTACATGTTAACGACAAATGGTCCGGCATTAATCGATCCGGCGGCCAGTTATTCGCACCGCGAAATGGAATTCGGAATCGTTACCATGTTCGGCGGTTTCTCTTCGCGTTTTTTTGATGCCTACAACGAAGAATTTCCGCTCGATTCAGAATGGAGCGAAAGAAATCAGTTGTATCAGTTGTATCATGTGCTTAATCATTATTATTTATTTGGAGGTGCTTATCTGCAACAGGCAGTAGCTATTGCGAAACGATATTTATAA
- a CDS encoding nitroreductase family protein: protein MNLSDIIENRYSVRNYKDTKVEKELLLEILDAGRLAPSAVNFQPWHFIVVQNIEILSKLYNCYDRSWFRSAPVIIVACADHSQSWKRASDGKDSADIDLAIAIDHITLKATELDLGTCWVCNFDVKACSGLLQLPDNIEPVAMIPVGYPNNKRPDKKRKPLEEIVHFDRFNP, encoded by the coding sequence ATGAATTTGTCAGATATTATAGAAAACCGTTATTCGGTTAGAAATTATAAAGATACCAAAGTAGAGAAGGAACTACTATTAGAAATTCTGGATGCCGGCAGGCTGGCTCCGTCGGCGGTTAATTTTCAGCCCTGGCATTTTATTGTAGTGCAAAATATCGAAATCCTGTCAAAGCTATACAATTGTTACGACCGTAGCTGGTTTCGTTCAGCACCTGTAATTATTGTGGCATGTGCCGACCATTCGCAGTCGTGGAAACGCGCTTCGGATGGAAAAGATTCGGCCGATATCGACCTGGCAATTGCCATCGACCACATTACATTAAAAGCCACCGAATTGGATTTGGGAACCTGCTGGGTGTGTAATTTTGATGTAAAAGCCTGTTCCGGACTTTTACAACTTCCGGACAACATCGAGCCTGTTGCCATGATTCCGGTGGGCTATCCGAACAACAAAAGGCCCGACAAAAAGCGCAAACCGCTTGAAGAGATCGTTCACTTCGACCGCTTTAATCCTTAG
- a CDS encoding pyridoxal phosphate-dependent aminotransferase codes for MIAQKAKEITPFIVMEVLEKAAEMEQRGINVIHLEVGEPDFNVPKCVSVAEQKAFDEGRTHYTHSLGDPELRKQIAVKYKEEYNVTVSPEQIIVTSGSSPAILLTLGVLCDAGDEVIISDPGYACYENFIRFIGAKAIKVPVFEEDGFQYRYEEIKKRITDRTRAIMINSPMNPTGNLLSVELMKDLATFDIPIVSDEIYHGLVYEDRAHSILEVSDKAFVLNGFSKRYAMTGLRLGYVIAPQEYVRCMQKMQQNLFICAGSTTQRAGIEALKNAGDEVEEMRLIYDKRRRYIIERLTGLGFDIKVKPTGAFYVMVNAKHLSGDSYKLAFDILEKAHVGVTPGIDFGENGEGFLRFSYANSIENIEEGMNRLQKYLAKYHNLPKD; via the coding sequence ATGATCGCACAAAAGGCTAAAGAAATTACCCCGTTTATTGTAATGGAAGTGCTTGAAAAAGCTGCCGAAATGGAGCAGCGGGGGATAAATGTAATCCATCTTGAAGTGGGAGAACCCGATTTTAATGTCCCCAAATGTGTGTCGGTTGCCGAACAAAAAGCATTTGATGAAGGCCGAACACATTATACACACAGCCTTGGCGACCCCGAATTGCGCAAACAAATCGCTGTAAAGTATAAAGAGGAATATAATGTTACCGTTTCGCCTGAGCAGATTATTGTAACATCGGGGAGCTCGCCTGCCATTTTGCTAACGTTGGGTGTTTTGTGCGATGCCGGCGATGAAGTGATCATTTCAGATCCGGGGTATGCTTGCTACGAGAACTTTATCCGGTTTATTGGTGCAAAAGCAATAAAAGTTCCTGTTTTCGAGGAGGATGGTTTTCAGTACCGATACGAGGAAATTAAAAAGCGCATTACTGATAGAACACGCGCAATAATGATAAACAGCCCAATGAATCCAACCGGAAACCTTTTGTCGGTTGAGTTGATGAAGGATCTGGCAACGTTTGATATTCCAATTGTATCCGATGAAATCTACCACGGTTTGGTTTACGAAGATCGTGCACATTCCATTCTGGAAGTAAGCGACAAAGCCTTTGTTTTAAACGGATTTTCGAAACGTTATGCTATGACAGGGCTTCGTTTGGGTTATGTAATTGCTCCGCAGGAATATGTACGGTGTATGCAGAAAATGCAACAGAACTTATTTATCTGTGCCGGTTCAACCACGCAGCGCGCAGGCATCGAAGCCTTAAAAAATGCAGGTGACGAAGTTGAAGAAATGCGCTTAATCTATGATAAAAGGCGCCGGTATATCATTGAACGATTAACCGGTCTGGGCTTTGATATTAAAGTGAAGCCCACAGGAGCTTTCTATGTAATGGTAAATGCCAAACACCTGTCAGGCGACAGTTACAAGCTGGCCTTCGATATATTGGAAAAAGCGCATGTTGGTGTAACTCCCGGAATCGATTTTGGCGAGAACGGCGAGGGCTTCTTGCGTTTTTCGTATGCTAACTCCATCGAGAATATCGAAGAGGGCATGAATCGTTTGCAGAAATACCTGGCGAAATATCACAATCTACCTAAGGATTAA
- a CDS encoding transporter substrate-binding domain-containing protein, whose amino-acid sequence MRFFLICVIILTNSYYLNAQYKIKASNDYPPFNYTDQNGNLVGFNIDLVKAINKLYNNQIEISGANWQIVNRMLEDGEIDGIAGAHYPGYPDNEHLYTRSVINTSHCFFYNSNYHKNISPELLRTIKEPVVALWKNDVLVRYVLSINPAAKFVYATDYDQLIEFLEDEQVTCAIAQRIGGMYHVAELQKEYIKTTNHRILERNMGFMLSPNSIELAAIINNATEVLLSNGEYQRIYDKWLAEYDKEPNGFREYWRFIILISAIVGIIILLLIVINRILQARVKSKTQDLQHQLDLNSEIMKELSRQKNKAEQSDKMKSAFLANMSHEIRTPMNGILGFAELLKTQAYSKEEELQFINIIQQSGDRMLTTINNIIDISKIESENEDVQIKKVDIAKIVSELNDFFIVEANEKGIDLIIEPEITEPSQNFYSDTYKLTSILTNLIKNAIKFTKEGYVKIQYSLNATELKIKVCDTGIGIAPEKQNAIFDYFVQADHSHSSGYEGSGLGLSITRGYIKLLDGDISVSSTPGKGTSFTFVLPNLRVVSSPEEPAVNETPAEHIDYNRNGDLNIIIAEDDEISYNFLSHILSDVPGNIKRVKNGVDVIELVWKHPDTDVVLMDIKLPKINGLEATKRIRAFNKDVYIIAQTAYAQENYKQEAIAAGCNNFIVKPIDKNQLKKILLNLKQPVLSE is encoded by the coding sequence ATGCGATTTTTTTTAATTTGCGTAATAATACTAACCAATAGCTATTACCTAAATGCTCAATATAAAATTAAAGCGAGTAATGATTATCCCCCGTTTAACTACACGGATCAGAACGGCAATCTTGTTGGCTTCAATATCGATCTGGTTAAGGCCATAAACAAGCTTTATAACAACCAGATTGAAATTTCGGGAGCAAACTGGCAGATTGTAAACAGGATGCTGGAAGATGGAGAGATTGACGGTATTGCCGGAGCTCACTACCCCGGCTATCCCGATAACGAACATCTGTATACCCGGTCGGTTATCAATACTTCGCATTGTTTTTTTTACAACAGCAATTATCATAAAAATATATCACCCGAATTGTTACGTACCATAAAAGAACCGGTTGTTGCTTTATGGAAAAACGATGTGCTGGTACGATACGTTTTAAGTATAAACCCAGCTGCAAAATTTGTTTATGCTACTGACTACGATCAATTAATTGAATTTTTGGAAGACGAACAGGTAACTTGCGCCATTGCTCAACGAATTGGAGGAATGTATCATGTTGCAGAGCTGCAAAAAGAATACATAAAAACCACTAACCACCGGATTCTGGAACGAAATATGGGTTTTATGCTTTCGCCAAATTCGATTGAACTTGCAGCAATAATAAATAATGCTACCGAGGTTCTGCTTTCGAATGGCGAATACCAACGCATTTATGACAAATGGCTTGCTGAGTACGACAAAGAACCGAATGGTTTCCGAGAGTACTGGCGATTCATTATACTCATCAGTGCAATTGTTGGCATCATAATTCTTCTCCTCATTGTAATCAACCGAATTCTACAAGCGAGGGTAAAAAGTAAAACGCAAGATCTTCAGCATCAACTCGACCTGAATTCGGAGATCATGAAAGAACTTTCGCGTCAGAAAAACAAAGCTGAGCAAAGTGATAAAATGAAGTCTGCTTTTTTAGCGAACATGAGTCACGAAATACGAACACCGATGAATGGCATTCTGGGTTTTGCAGAACTTTTAAAAACGCAGGCTTACTCTAAAGAGGAAGAACTTCAGTTTATAAATATCATTCAACAGAGTGGCGACAGAATGCTTACTACCATTAATAATATTATTGATATTTCGAAAATTGAATCGGAAAACGAGGATGTGCAGATTAAAAAAGTAGATATTGCAAAAATCGTATCCGAACTGAATGACTTTTTTATAGTTGAAGCAAATGAAAAAGGAATTGATTTGATTATTGAACCAGAAATTACAGAGCCATCGCAGAACTTCTACAGCGATACATACAAACTAACTTCCATCTTAACCAACCTTATTAAAAATGCCATTAAATTCACCAAAGAAGGATACGTAAAAATTCAGTACTCGCTTAACGCTACAGAATTAAAAATTAAGGTATGTGACACCGGTATTGGAATTGCTCCCGAAAAGCAAAATGCAATATTCGATTACTTTGTACAGGCCGACCATTCACACTCAAGCGGATACGAAGGATCGGGACTGGGGCTATCAATAACACGTGGCTATATAAAACTGTTGGATGGCGATATCAGTGTTTCGTCCACACCCGGAAAAGGCACTTCATTTACCTTTGTTTTACCAAATTTAAGGGTCGTTAGCTCACCCGAGGAACCGGCAGTAAATGAAACACCTGCAGAACATATTGATTACAATAGAAATGGCGATTTAAATATCATTATTGCAGAAGATGATGAAATATCTTACAACTTTTTAAGCCATATCCTTTCCGATGTACCGGGCAATATAAAGCGCGTTAAAAACGGGGTGGATGTGATTGAACTTGTTTGGAAACATCCGGATACCGACGTTGTTTTAATGGATATAAAACTGCCCAAGATAAACGGACTTGAAGCAACCAAACGAATAAGAGCATTTAACAAAGATGTGTACATTATTGCACAGACGGCGTATGCACAGGAAAACTACAAACAAGAAGCAATTGCTGCGGGGTGTAATAATTTTATTGTTAAGCCGATTGATAAAAACCAGCTAAAAAAGATTTTGCTGAACTTAAAACAACCGGTTTTATCTGAATAG
- a CDS encoding LamG-like jellyroll fold domain-containing protein, which produces MWDFNKSVKRFVERKLNVKRDTRYLFLLFFVLLVNISNATVYYVSASGNDANTGTSESQPWKTLSKVSSTSFSPGDQILFKRGEEWSGTITVTSSGSAGSPIIYGAYGAGEKPRIYGSEEITGWTQHSGNIYKATFNKVVNQVFIGEERMQLARYPNSGYFTVDAVSSNTSFVSNDIDNSIDCTDAKCMIRTDAWALETRTVKSHNSNTININSSPHYSISVNEGFFLCNKLEFLDKAGQWYYDSNQKVVYLWTLNGDSPENYVIRGSVFNTIIDIEGKDYVTIQNIELRGAQESGISSNNASNITLENNSIFDVDYAAINIEGKNATGNKISRNTISGSNCYGIYNRTLNVTIDNNVISNIALHDQIGKAGISVQNTGNGIESRADNALIQYNRLINIGYHGIRFYGIDNVIEYNFVDGACVTLDDGGGIYAWSSDSSLPGVAGSVIRNNIVLNVIGNLEGRLLLDRMKGNGIYMDDNVRGVTIENNTVAHSGGNGIFIKNGNIEVLNNTVMDAAASIYITRGYSGPRVVKGNIVYAFDKTYLNNKVAFVVGWRISGSGTFDNNTYINHYNSEGIFRNQEDKINFEEWKKATGQDANSTLDKSPLGPGETEVLMYNDKKESKTISLGNTIYRDIEGNNVSGDLVLEPFKSKILIKTSSSGSNNQKPEIDDQTFGILGDKQVDDYIGQVVASDPDEGQTLKYDIVGGNEERLFYVDETSGVIYAATTLYETSDKKVQLVVSISDNSTEPLSASATITINITAVDDTDPPGGDTPPSINSFTIPSTSSSLTVPITSFSVDGNAAGYLITTSTEEPINDDSNWTTSVPLSYAFSESGTYTLYAWVKDANGNISTSSSATTTISLDVSSTYSEYKFEDGPGPNVIDSEGSNDGTIINEELRVDGVKGNGLQFTGAGYINLGQCFGENVTDGVTMSAWIKPTSTTGDYQGIIMHGGPDYDSFALYIHPDNQRLYFKTSGTSTERAVIDNVSKLWDGDWHHVAATYNGSEKVIYLDGQEIYSVLENGTIVSGVGYNLLIGAGRDYTSPTLKYTGYIDEVRVYNYGLTSSEVDDLYNSVVGSQDSVYTTEEISVCEGESYNDWTSAGEYQRELQSITGGDSIVTTYLTVNPVYDIIENIVIHAGENYNGWTASGEYVRNLTTVLGCDSTITTVLSVEEKSAHETVYTTEEISICEGESYNDWTSAGEYQRVLHSITGGDSIVTTYLAVNPVYDIVEDIVIQTGEDYNGWTTSGEYVRNLTTVLGCDSTITTILIVDEDSRHFVPVWDGENGQNHMTFVVTEALVDNAKLGIGDEIAVFDNDICVGSAVLTSSIDINDENSYIFISASQETGDLNGFTDGNKVIFKIWDSKEQVEKVANNVIYHDDLPEWIISGKFEPRGTSVVEIGYIYEEPVVTQTIQLEQGWNIFSAAVVPDEPNMEVIQNDLVVDKNLFKVQNEEGKTYEKIRSTWINNIGDLKQTEGYRIRVKSACNIEITGTQASLPMNIKLKAGSNLISFPYNGSVDAMQVIQPLIATGVLEKVQDQKGNSIEYWGAEIGWLNGIGNFIVGQGYQVQVNSDVVLTIGDMYEKSVLINEYPETVYFQPEFQGNGSNHMNINLFGFDESHLTIGDEIAAYDGEICVGAIAITATNLGDKAVSINASATDQGESNGFIEDNNIELKFWDSESNEVTDFNLSVVNGELTYNMHSSVFIKFEEQLLGDENETFSIDMYPNPATNNVNVRFSQIPESGAQLLFLDINGKQLQNRQVQSTLETIDISSYPAGLYFIKTIVGDFIKTNKLIKN; this is translated from the coding sequence ATGTGGGATTTTAACAAGAGTGTTAAAAGATTTGTGGAGAGAAAACTAAATGTAAAGAGAGATACAAGGTATCTTTTTTTGTTGTTTTTTGTATTACTGGTAAATATTAGTAATGCAACAGTGTATTATGTAAGTGCATCTGGAAATGATGCAAATACTGGAACCAGCGAAAGCCAACCTTGGAAAACATTGTCAAAGGTGAGTAGTACTTCTTTCAGTCCGGGCGACCAAATCTTATTTAAACGAGGTGAAGAGTGGTCGGGAACTATTACAGTTACTTCTTCAGGAAGTGCAGGTAGTCCAATTATTTATGGAGCATATGGGGCAGGTGAGAAACCCAGGATATATGGATCTGAAGAGATAACAGGGTGGACTCAACATTCTGGTAATATTTATAAAGCAACTTTTAATAAGGTTGTAAATCAGGTGTTTATTGGTGAAGAAAGAATGCAACTGGCTAGATATCCCAACTCGGGATATTTCACTGTTGACGCTGTGTCAAGTAATACGTCTTTTGTCAGTAATGATATTGATAATTCAATTGATTGTACTGACGCCAAATGCATGATTAGGACTGACGCCTGGGCATTAGAAACAAGGACAGTTAAAAGTCATAATTCTAATACAATAAATATTAACAGTTCCCCGCATTATAGTATTTCAGTAAATGAGGGGTTCTTTCTGTGTAATAAGTTAGAATTTTTAGATAAAGCTGGTCAATGGTACTATGATTCAAATCAGAAAGTTGTTTATTTATGGACTTTGAATGGAGACTCGCCAGAAAACTACGTTATTAGAGGGTCAGTTTTTAATACGATTATTGATATTGAGGGAAAAGATTATGTTACAATACAAAACATAGAATTGAGGGGCGCTCAAGAATCTGGAATATCCTCAAATAACGCTTCCAATATTACACTTGAAAATAACTCAATTTTCGATGTAGATTATGCCGCAATTAATATAGAGGGAAAAAATGCAACTGGAAATAAGATCTCGCGCAATACAATAAGCGGATCAAATTGTTATGGTATATATAACAGAACGTTAAATGTTACTATTGATAACAATGTTATTTCCAATATTGCACTGCATGATCAAATAGGAAAGGCGGGAATAAGTGTGCAGAATACAGGAAATGGTATCGAAAGTCGGGCTGATAACGCACTAATACAATATAATCGATTGATAAACATCGGATATCATGGTATTCGGTTTTATGGAATAGACAATGTTATAGAGTACAATTTTGTTGATGGCGCATGTGTGACACTTGACGATGGAGGCGGAATATATGCATGGAGTAGTGATAGTTCTCTTCCAGGAGTAGCAGGATCTGTGATACGTAATAACATTGTATTAAATGTTATTGGTAATTTAGAAGGTAGGTTATTATTGGATCGAATGAAAGGCAATGGAATCTATATGGATGATAATGTCCGTGGTGTTACTATTGAGAACAATACTGTTGCACATTCCGGTGGTAATGGTATTTTTATAAAGAATGGAAACATTGAAGTCCTGAATAATACAGTGATGGATGCCGCAGCTTCAATTTATATTACCAGGGGATATTCTGGTCCAAGAGTAGTTAAAGGTAACATTGTATATGCGTTTGACAAAACTTATTTGAATAATAAAGTTGCTTTTGTTGTCGGGTGGAGAATTAGTGGAAGTGGAACTTTTGATAACAACACTTACATAAACCACTATAATTCGGAAGGTATATTCAGAAATCAGGAGGATAAAATTAATTTTGAAGAATGGAAAAAAGCAACAGGACAAGACGCAAATTCTACTTTGGATAAATCTCCGTTAGGGCCGGGTGAGACAGAGGTGTTAATGTATAATGATAAAAAGGAGTCGAAAACAATATCTCTCGGAAATACAATTTATCGAGACATTGAAGGAAACAATGTATCTGGAGATTTGGTTCTAGAACCTTTTAAATCAAAAATTCTTATTAAGACATCCTCATCAGGAAGCAATAATCAGAAACCGGAAATCGATGATCAAACCTTTGGTATATTAGGAGACAAACAAGTCGATGATTATATTGGCCAGGTAGTTGCTAGTGATCCAGATGAAGGCCAAACACTAAAATATGATATAGTTGGAGGTAACGAGGAAAGGTTGTTTTACGTTGACGAAACATCTGGAGTGATTTATGCTGCTACAACTCTATATGAAACATCCGATAAAAAGGTTCAATTGGTTGTAAGTATATCAGATAATTCAACTGAACCATTATCAGCTTCTGCTACGATTACTATTAACATTACAGCTGTTGATGATACTGATCCACCGGGGGGGGATACTCCCCCAAGCATTAATTCTTTTACAATTCCATCAACTTCATCTTCGTTGACTGTTCCAATTACGTCTTTTTCTGTTGATGGCAATGCCGCAGGGTATCTAATAACTACTTCTACAGAAGAACCAATAAATGATGACAGTAACTGGACCACATCAGTTCCCTTATCATATGCTTTTAGCGAGAGTGGAACATACACACTATATGCTTGGGTAAAAGATGCTAATGGTAATATTTCTACTTCTTCAAGTGCAACAACAACAATCTCATTGGATGTCTCTTCAACTTATTCGGAATATAAGTTTGAAGATGGACCTGGTCCTAATGTGATTGATTCAGAAGGATCTAATGATGGAACCATTATAAATGAAGAGTTAAGAGTGGATGGTGTAAAAGGAAATGGTTTACAGTTTACGGGGGCTGGTTACATTAACCTTGGCCAATGTTTTGGGGAGAATGTTACAGATGGAGTAACAATGAGTGCCTGGATTAAACCAACAAGTACAACTGGTGATTATCAGGGAATAATAATGCATGGAGGGCCAGATTACGATTCTTTTGCTCTTTATATTCATCCTGATAATCAACGTTTATATTTTAAAACCAGTGGAACTTCAACAGAGAGAGCTGTTATAGATAATGTTAGTAAACTGTGGGATGGAGATTGGCACCACGTAGCAGCAACGTACAATGGTTCTGAAAAAGTAATTTACCTTGATGGACAGGAAATATATTCTGTGTTGGAAAATGGTACTATTGTGTCTGGTGTTGGTTATAATTTGCTTATAGGTGCAGGGAGAGATTATACATCTCCAACTCTCAAATACACTGGATATATCGATGAAGTTAGAGTCTATAACTATGGTTTAACCAGTTCCGAAGTTGATGATCTTTATAATTCGGTTGTTGGCTCTCAAGATTCAGTATATACAACAGAAGAAATTTCGGTTTGCGAAGGCGAGTCGTATAATGACTGGACATCCGCAGGCGAGTACCAAAGGGAACTGCAGAGTATTACAGGGGGCGACAGTATTGTAACAACCTATTTAACCGTAAATCCGGTTTATGATATAATTGAAAATATAGTTATCCATGCAGGCGAAAATTATAACGGTTGGACTGCTTCAGGGGAGTATGTTCGTAATTTAACTACAGTTTTGGGATGCGATAGCACTATAACAACAGTTCTGAGTGTTGAAGAAAAGTCAGCTCATGAAACTGTATACACAACGGAAGAAATTTCTATTTGTGAAGGTGAGTCTTATAATGACTGGACATCCGCAGGCGAATACCAAAGAGTACTGCATAGTATTACGGGAGGCGACAGTATTGTAACAACCTATTTGGCTGTTAATCCTGTTTATGATATAGTCGAAGATATAGTTATCCAGACAGGAGAAGATTATAACGGTTGGACTACTTCGGGCGAATATGTTCGTAATTTAACTACAGTTTTGGGATGCGATAGCACCATAACAACAATTTTGATCGTTGATGAAGACTCAAGACATTTTGTTCCTGTATGGGATGGAGAGAATGGTCAGAATCATATGACTTTTGTCGTTACAGAGGCCCTTGTGGACAATGCTAAACTGGGAATTGGTGATGAAATCGCAGTTTTTGATAATGACATATGTGTCGGTTCTGCGGTTTTGACAAGTAGCATAGATATTAACGATGAAAACTCCTATATTTTCATATCTGCGTCACAGGAGACCGGAGATTTGAATGGATTTACTGATGGAAATAAGGTAATATTTAAGATTTGGGACTCAAAAGAACAGGTTGAAAAAGTCGCTAACAATGTTATCTATCACGATGATTTACCAGAATGGATAATATCTGGCAAATTTGAGCCGAGAGGTACTTCAGTAGTCGAAATTGGTTACATTTATGAAGAACCAGTTGTTACTCAGACTATACAACTTGAGCAGGGATGGAATATTTTTTCTGCGGCAGTAGTGCCTGATGAACCCAATATGGAGGTGATTCAGAATGATTTAGTAGTTGATAAAAATCTTTTTAAGGTACAGAATGAGGAAGGTAAGACATATGAGAAAATCCGTAGTACCTGGATAAATAATATTGGCGATTTAAAACAAACGGAAGGTTACCGTATTCGTGTAAAATCAGCATGTAATATAGAAATAACGGGTACCCAGGCTAGTTTGCCAATGAATATAAAGCTAAAAGCCGGATCAAACCTTATTTCTTTTCCATATAACGGATCTGTTGATGCAATGCAAGTTATCCAACCTTTAATTGCTACAGGAGTACTGGAAAAAGTACAGGATCAAAAAGGAAACTCAATTGAATACTGGGGGGCTGAAATTGGTTGGCTAAATGGAATTGGTAATTTTATTGTTGGACAAGGTTACCAGGTACAGGTTAATTCAGATGTTGTTCTTACAATTGGAGATATGTACGAAAAATCTGTATTAATTAACGAATATCCAGAGACAGTGTATTTCCAACCGGAATTTCAGGGAAATGGTTCAAATCATATGAATATAAATTTGTTTGGATTTGATGAGTCTCATCTAACGATTGGAGACGAAATTGCAGCCTACGATGGCGAGATTTGTGTGGGAGCAATAGCCATAACTGCTACTAATTTGGGAGATAAAGCAGTAAGTATTAATGCTTCAGCCACCGATCAGGGCGAAAGTAACGGTTTTATAGAAGACAATAACATTGAACTAAAATTTTGGGATTCTGAATCTAATGAAGTAACAGATTTTAATCTTTCAGTTGTGAATGGTGAATTAACATATAATATGCATTCAAGTGTTTTTATAAAGTTTGAAGAACAGCTTCTTGGTGATGAAAATGAAACTTTCTCTATCGATATGTATCCCAACCCCGCTACAAATAATGTCAATGTCAGATTCTCTCAAATTCCAGAGAGTGGCGCACAATTATTGTTTCTGGATATCAACGGTAAACAGTTACAAAATCGTCAGGTACAATCAACACTTGAAACTATAGATATTAGTAGTTACCCCGCAGGTTTATATTTTATAAAAACGATTGTAGGTGACTTCATAAAAACGAATAAGCTCATTAAAAATTAA